From a region of the Malania oleifera isolate guangnan ecotype guangnan chromosome 12, ASM2987363v1, whole genome shotgun sequence genome:
- the LOC131144990 gene encoding protein RTF1 homolog, whose translation MADLEKLLLEAAGRTGAGGRNQNSLPPSRRRLQGSYSDDGSDSKDDDSDDDHGYASRKPSGSQVPLKKRLDPTERDNDQGSQEEGDDGFAHEGESGDDSDVGSDLYKDEDDREELAQLPELQREMILSERATKRDDKKLQQVVRSKWGNEKKTQSRKETPPLASSRGVRSSARSADRAAAKDDALNELRAKRLKQQDPEAHRKLRDAARGGSAKREFSPIKRNAIPAAGLSSSSQSESESGSHSEDDESTGDGGMADSDDDGDMGRPEVPTFDDIKEITIRRSKLAKWFMEPFFEELIVGCFVRVGIGKSKAGPIYRLCMVRNVDATDPDRYYKLENKTTHKYLNCVWGNESSAARWQMAMVSDSAPLKEEFDQWVREVERSGGRMPSRQEVLDKSVAIQKTNNFVYSAATVKQMLQEKKSASSRPLNIAAEKDRLRREMDVAESKHDDAEVERIKARLQQLEASRQAQEKDAKAIRLAEMNRKNRVENFKNASELKPVNTSLKAGEAGYDPFSRRWTRSRNYYVSKPGGGEEAAVVANDDATAALASVDSNGAGVRVTAEAGMAATAAALEAAADAGKLVDTNAPVDLGTESNSLHNFELPISLAALQKLGGPQGAQAGFMARKQRIEATIGRQVPENDGRRHVLTLTVGDYKRRRGLL comes from the coding sequence ATGGCAGACTTGGAAAAATTGCTCCTAGAGGCAGCAGGAAGAACTGGTGCGGGAGGGAGGAACCAGAACTCACTTCCACCATCTAGAAGGCGACTTCAAGGTTCATATTCCGATGATGGAAGTGATTCTAAGGATGATGATTCAGATGATGATCATGGTTATGCAAGCAGGAAGCCCTCTGGATCTCAAGTTCCTTTGAAAAAGAGACTGGACCCAACTGAAAGAGACAATGATCAGGGCAGTCAGGAAGAAGGGGATGATGGTTTTGCTCACGAGGGTGAAAGTGGTGATGACTCGGATGTTGGGAGTGATCTATACAAGGATGAAGATGACCGAGAAGAGCTCGCTCAATTACCTGAACTTCAGAGAGAAATGATTTTGTCAGAACGAGCAACAAAAAGAGATGATAAGAAACTGCAGCAGGTGGTTAGGTCAAAGTGGGGCAATGAGAAGAAAACACAATCCAGAAAAGAGACACCCCCTCTTGCATCTTCTCGTGGTGTGCGCTCATCAGCTAGGTCTGCTGATAGAGCAGCTGCCAAGGATGATGCATTAAATGAGTTGCGAGCAAAACGGCTGAAGCAGCAAGACCCAGAGGCTCACCGGAAACTGAGGGATGCTGCTCGAGGAGGTTCTGCCAAGCGGGAGTTTTCTCCAATCAAACGAAATGCCATTCCTGCTGCTGGTTTGAGTAGCTCCAGTCAGAGTGAGAGTGAAAGTGGGTCCCATAGTGAAGATGATGAATCAACAGGGGATGGAGGAATGGCTGACAGTGATGACGATGGGGACATGGGCCGGCCTGAGGTGCCAACATTTGATGATATAAAGGAGATTACAATTCGGAGGTCAAAACTGGCAAAATGGTTTATGGAGCCATTCTTTGAAGAGCTGATTGTGGGCTGCTTCGTGAGGGTTGGAATAGGGAAGTCAAAAGCTGGCCCTATATATAGGCTGTGCATGGTCCGGAATGTCGACGCCACTGACCCTGATCGGTATTACAAGCTAGAGAACAAAACTACACATAAGTATCTGAACTGTGTTTGGGGCAATGAAAGCTCTGCTGCAAGGTGGCAGATGGCTATGGTTTCAGACTCTGCACCACTCAAGGAGGAGTTTGACCAGTGGGTAAGGGAGGTGGAGCGTAGTGGGGGCCGGATGCCAAGCAGACAGGAAGTGCTGGACAAAAGTGTGGCTATACAAAAAACCAACAATTTTGTTTACTCTGCAGCTACTGTGAAGCAGATGCTACAGGAGAAAAAATCAGCCTCGTCAAGGCCATTAAATATTGCGGCAGAGAAAGACCGGCTGAGGAGGGAGATGGATGTGGCAGAAAGTAAGCATGATGATGCTGAGGTTGAGAGGATCAAGGCAAGGCTGCAGCAACTTGAGGCATCTCGTCAAGCCCAAGAGAAAGATGCCAAGGCTATTAGGCTTGCTGAAATGAACAGAAAGAACAGggttgagaattttaaaaatgCATCAGAATTAAAACCAGTTAACACCAGTTTGAAGGCTGGGGAGGCTGGGTATGATCCTTTTTCGAGGAGGTGGACACGGTCAAGGAATTACTATGTATCAAAGCCTGGTGGAGGGGAGGAGGCTGCTGTTGTAGCAAATGATGATGCAACAGCTGCATTGGCATCTGTAGACAGTAATGGTGCAGGAGTGAGGGTTACAGCTGAGGCTGGCATGGCAGCTACAGCAGCAGCTTTAGAAGCTGCAGCTGATGCAGGGAAACTGGTGGACACGAATGCTCCTGTGGATCTAGGCACAGAATCGAATTCTCTGCACAATTTTGAGCTTCCAATCTCATTGGCTGCACTCCAGAAGTTGGGTGGTCCTCAGGGAGCCCAGGCAGGGTTCATGGCAAGGAAGCAGAGGATAGAAGCCACGATAGGACGCCAGGTCCCCGAGAATGATGGGAGGAGACATGTGTTGACGCTGACTGTTGGCGACTATAAAAGACGGAGAGGACTGCTATGA